A DNA window from Gigantopelta aegis isolate Gae_Host chromosome 4, Gae_host_genome, whole genome shotgun sequence contains the following coding sequences:
- the LOC121372373 gene encoding transmembrane protein 223-like, with protein MIRFLPLVKHVCKQANIQSQSFQQCLSRQSIVFRRQATTKVKRSFEVDTNVKDDVLVYSYTSDRFYKLFTYCGVIQCLTLSYLGVSAYQLKDESKTVQQERLQSDQSGRLTWWAEKLMNVAEGKYKNGVSLLCFFIGYSFLTITIIYPLRSVRSLWLLRGGNEVHIQTQSWFGKSGSLNVPLNNVSCMQAREGSASYIPMKVKGKFLFFLIDKSGKFHNTQLFDYSIGLMRSLK; from the exons ATGATTAGATTTTTACCTTTAGTGAAACACGTTTGTAAACAAGCAAACATCCAAAGCCAAAGTTTTCAGCAGTGTCTGTCGAGGCAGAGTATAGTGTTCAGAAGGCAGGCTACTACAAAAGTAAAACGTTCGTTTGAGGTGGACACAAATGTTAAAGACGACGTCCTCGTCTACTCGTACACCAGTGATCGGTTCTATAAACTGTTCACTTACTGTGGCGTCATTCAGTGTTTGACTCTGAGCTATCTTGGTGTCAGTGCCTACCAGCTAAAAGATGAGTCAAAAACGGTGCAGCAAGAACGTCTTCAGTCAGACCAAAGTGGACGTCTGACATGGTGGGCCGAAAAACTAATGAATGTGGCTGAAGGAAAATACAAAAATGGGGTGTCCCTCTTGTGCTTTTTCATTG gaTACAGTTTCCTCACTATCACTATAATATATCCACTTCGGTCCGTCCGCAGTTTGTGGTTGTTACGTGGAGGAAATGAAGTACACATACAGACTCAAAGCTGGTTTGGTAAAAGTGGTTCACTGAACGTGCCACTAAACAACGTAAGCTGCATGCAGGCTCGTGAAGGCTCGGCATCTTACATACCAATGAAAGTGAAAGgaaaatttcttttctttctgatTGATAAATCAGGAAAATTTCACAACACACAACTCTTTGATTATAGTATAGGATTGATGAGAAGCCTGAAGTAA